From a region of the Trichoderma atroviride chromosome 6, complete sequence genome:
- a CDS encoding uncharacterized protein (BUSCO:EOG092D10MG), producing MHMLHGSRMGLTRAGSAACRRYIAAGANGAINPTFALVRHDPRYLTRRGYAVDLVALDKKWRQVWDQKPAIGEHQAPDSQKHSYILPMFPYPSGTLHLGHLRVYTIADVVARYHTLKGDKVMLPMGWDAFGLPAENAALERGVPPWSWDWSRELATCDPEFYKHTQKLFLMLHEAGLAYQAEAEVNYDPIDKTVLANEQVDANGFSWRSGAKVEKKKLKQWFFRISEYSEDLLKDLDSLAKDGAWPEHVISQQKNWLGKSTGALVKFPIMAIGHDIGAAIEVFTTRPDTLFGVQYIALASSHPVVAQLAKKDPELQAFLDTLPGLPPDSKVGYLLPHIRGVNPLAYHDDTPDATKESLPIYVASYVLGDYGEGAVMGVPGHDTRDHAFWRKHTAEQPVRIVLAASEDESTTTFDNEPEPFVHHGYMTEHSGVFKGKHSKEAGEMMIRMLEAAGLATPTTKWRLRDWLISRQRYWGAPIPIVHCDSCGSVPVPDEQLPVLLPEVDNHWAQGKAGNPLESTPDFVKTECPKCNGPARRDTDTMDTFVDSSWYYARFADPHNSNQLFSPEAAKSLPVDIYIGGVEHAILHLLYARFIYKFLATTSLLPQPSESEALSAEPFKRLITQGMVHGKTYIDPENGKFLKPDEVDLSDPLAPRVVATGEPATIAFEKMSKSKYNGVDPTEFTSKYGVDPTRAHLLFQAPVADVLNWDESKISGVTRWLQKLHDQVVALAKSPEESLPAKEYFAARPPLSASKSKKLSAAEKEEVLKRDSETALWRETQKKIESITRSYEKIYPLNVVVSDLMTLTNELVQYKTADEGIRRQTADTIIRLMAPITPAFAEECWSLLHPSKGSIFESASFPVPDGSLSMLKAEFINCAVQVNGKLRGTVTIPRPSSGLKGDALRDWIVNAILETEDGESRFGEGGYNVRSARRTIPVDGGKVINFVI from the exons ATGCATATGCTTCATGGAAGCCGCATGGGCCTCACAAGGGCCGGCTCGGCAGCTTGCCGCCGATATATAGCAGCCGGCGCCAATGGGGCGATAAATCCAACATTTGCCCTCGTGCGACACGACCCGCGATACCTGACCCGGAGAGGGTATGCAGTGGACCTTGTTGCTCTGGACAAGAAATGGCGTCAAGTCTGGGACCAGAAGCCTGCGATTGGCGAGCATCAGGCGCCGGACAGCCAGAAGCACAGCTACATCTTGCCCATGTTCCCGTACCCAAGCGGTACCCTCCaccttggccatcttcgAGTCTACACCATTGCCGATGTGGTGGCGCGATACCACACCCTCAAGGGCGACAAGGTCATGCTGCCAATGGGCTGGGATGCCTTTGGTCTGCCCGCAGAGAATGCTGCCCTTGAGAGGGGCGTCCCCCCCTGGAG CTGGGATTGGTCACGA GAATTGGCCACGTGCGACCCTGAATTCTATAAGCATACGCAAAAGCTGTTTTTGATGCTCCACGAAGCTGGCCTGGCATATCAAGCCGAAGCTGAAGTCAATTATGATCCAATAGACAAGACAGTATTGGCCAACGAGCAGGTCGATGCAAACGGCTTTTCGTGGAGATCAGGCGCCAaggtggaaaagaagaagctgaagcaatGGTTCTTTCGCATATCCGAGTATAGCGAAGACCTCCTCAAGGACCTCGATAGCTTGGCCAAAGATGGTGCTTGGCCTGAGCATGTCATTTCTCAGCAAAAAAATTGGCTAGGAAAGTCCACCGGTGCTTTGGTCAAGTTCcccatcatggccatcgGGCATGATATTGGCGCTGCCATCGAAGTGTTTACCACTCGGCCGGATACCTTGTTCGGAGTTCAGTATATTGCGCTCGCTTCCAGTCACCCCGTGGTGGCTCAGCTGGCAAAGAAAGATCCCGAGCTGCAAGCGTTTCTTGACACGCTTCCTGGCCTACCTCCAGACTCCAAAGTTGGCTACCTGCTACCGCACATCCGTGGCGTCAATCCTCTGGCCTATCATGACGATACCCCCGACGCTACCAAGGAATCGTTGCCCATCTATGTAGCTTCATATGTACTGGGTGACTACGGCGAAGGAGCTGTTATGGGGGTTCCTGGCCATGATACGCGGGATCATGCCTTCTGGCGAAAGCATACCGCCGAGCAGCCCGTGCGAATTGTGCTGGCCGCATCTGAGGACGAGTCAACAACGACATTCGACAACGAGCCCGAGCCATTCGTCCACCATGGCTATATGACGGAGCATAGTGGCGTCTTCAAGGGCAAACACTCCAAAGAAGCGGGCGAGATGATGATTCGTATGCTTGAAGCAGCTGGTCTTGCCACACCCACCACGAAATGGCGATTGAGAGACTGGCTCATCAGCCGCCAGCGGTACTGGGGTGCTCCCATACCCATCGTTCACTGCGATTCCTGCGGCTCTGTGCCTGTGCCAGACGAGCAGCTCCCCGTTCTGCTACCGGAGGTAGATAACCATTGGGCACAGGGCAAGGCAGGCAATCCTCTGGAGTCGACTCCCGACTTTGTCAAGACCGAATGTCCCAAATGCAACGGCCCAGCCCGGAGAGACACCGATACTATGGATACGTTTGTCGACTCAAGCTGGTACTACGCTCGTTTTGCCGATCCTCACAATTCAAAtcagctcttctctcccgaAGCCGCCAAATCACTCCCCGTTGATATTTACATTGGAGGCGTTGAACACGCCATTCTTCATCTCTTATATGCCCGATTCATTTACAAATTCCTAGCCACCACCTCGCTTCTACCTCAGCCTTCCGAGTCGGAAGCCCTGTCTGCCGAACCGTTTAAACGCCTCATCACCCAAGGCATGGTACACGGCAAGACTTACATCGACCCTGAGAACGGCAAATTTCTCAAGCCAGACGAGGTCGACCTGTCAGATCCTTTGGCGCCTCGGGTCGTAGCCACAGGTGAACCCGCAACGATAGCTTTCGAGAAGATGTCCAAGTCGAAATACAATGGAGTAGACCCCACCGAGTTTACATCCAAGTACGGCGTCGACCCTACCCGAGCTCACCTGCTCTTCCAAGCGCCAGTCGCAGATGTCCTTAACTGGGATGAGTCCAAGATTTCTGGCGTCACGCGCTGGCTACAGAAGCTCCACGATCAGGTAGTGGCGCTGGCGAAGTCGCCTGAAGAATCGCTACCGGCAAAAGAATATTTTGCTGCGCGGCCCCCTCTGAGCGCCAGTAAGTCGAAGAAGTTGAGCGCggcagagaaggaggaagtgTTGAAACGTGATTCCGAGACGGCTCTTTGGCGCGAGacgcaaaagaagattgaatCCATCACGCGGAGCTACGAAAAGATATACCCGCTCAACGTGGTCGTGTCAGATCTAATGACTCTCACCAACGAGTTGGTTCAGTACAAGACAGCAGATGAAGGCATCCGACGGCAGACGGCAGATACCATCATCCGCCTCATGGCGCCCATCACACCCGCCTTTGCAGAGGAGTGCTGGAGTCTCCTACACCCGTCCAAGGGCTCCATATTCGAGTCCGCCAGCTTCCCCGTACCGGATGGCAGTCTGTCGATGCTCAAAGCGGAATTCATCAACTGCGCCGTACAAGTCAATGGCAAGCTTCGCGGCACGGTGACCATCCCGCGCCCGTCGAGCGGCTTGAAAGGCGACGCCCTACGAGACTGGATAGTGAATGCGATTCTGGAGACGGAGGACGGGGAAAGTCGATTTGGCGAAGGCGGGTATAACGTGCGGTCAGCCAGGAGGACGATCCCGGTGGACGGGGGAAAAGTTATCAACTTTGTAATATAG
- a CDS encoding uncharacterized protein (TransMembrane:7 (o6-25i46-64o84-103i124-146o152-171i192-211o231-252i)) encodes MVAFLSFISAVFGWIYTLAWSLSFYPQPLLNWQRRSTSGTTADFPTINVIGFAAYFVSNVAFYYSPVVRSQYAARNNGLTPTVAFNDIVFAIHALILSLITASQYLLRPLWGFEASSGARPSRFISGIIAGSALGVLITCFIVWATPSGNPAADWCELDIVYAVGYVKLLVTLVKYSPQILANYRNKSTRGWSIWQIILDVVGGILSLAQLGIDSYLQHDWSGVTGNPVKLMLGNCSLVFDSIFMFQHYVIYRGKATSDEEQSLLPEEDRRHRD; translated from the exons ATGGTCGCATTCTTGTCCTTCATCTCCGCCGTCTTCGGCTGGATCTACACCCTCGCCTGGAGCCTCTCCTTCTATCCCCAGCCGCTGCTCAACTGGCAGCGCCGGTCGACGTCCGGCACCACGGCCGACTTCCCTACCATTAACGTGATCG GTTTCGCCGCGTACTTTGTCTCCAACGTCGCCTTCTACTACTCTCCCGTCGTGCGCAGCCAATATGCCGCCCGCAACAACGGCCTGACCCCGACCGTCGCCTTCAACGACATCGTCTTTGCGATTCACGCCCTCATTCTCAGCCTCATTACCGCCTCGCAGTATCTCCTCCGCCCGCTCTGGGGCTTTGAGGCCAGCTCCGGCGCTCGCCCTAGCCGCTTCATCTCcggcatcatcgccggcTCCGCGCTGGGCGTCTTGATTACCTGTTTCATTGTCTGGGCGACTCCGTCTGGGAATCCTGCGGCCGACTGGTGTGAGCTGGACATTGTATACGCTGTTGGCTACGTCAAGCTCTTGGTGACGCTGGTCAAATATTCGCCCCAGATCCTCGCCAACTACCGCAACAAGAGCACGCGCGGCTGGAGCATCTGGCAGATCATTCTCGACGTGGTTGGAGgcatcttgagcttggcgcAGCTTGGTATTGACAGCTACCTCCAGCATGACTGGAGCGGCGTCACAGGCAACCCCGTAAAGCTTATGCTCGGCAACTGCAGCTTGGTGTTTGactccatcttcatgttCCAGCACTATGTGATTTACCGTGGTAAGGCTACTAGCGACGAGGAACAAAGTCTTCTTCCGGAAGAGGACAGGAGACATCGCGATTAG
- a CDS encoding uncharacterized protein (EggNog:ENOG41): MNSLSPINTSGGGMSAASSNGGSVSPRQAPTPKNVAFELLFLESPQYRARLPMRVQIYPHDTTDSIVTTVKNFYGLYSGPTGSKGVSFEDELGNTLIARYENFRNNMIVYVRVIEEAPMTALESHHYRGLHMGADSYYGGEGYALPQRYGPEMAQSPQRRSPSPYGSRGRRSDSTSTKGHSRYTKSRAHQNHADAYADSMNGYSSGDGGAPSTTSARTKEQLGTTDISVENIVEGGRRKRAKFESSELPLFAPPQMPAATSNPSVSPARRTDHHRHSISYIQTGHNPFINPRPLHSPQGYGGGHGQMSMYSTPVASDRRGRASISYGSHGMAHGMGILPTPDPTVGSCMSEEDKDVAIQLMRLGEMSNISHGRTSASTLDDTFSGRADATSSTGATSEGESDSDVELPLSRRQKLNLNGMSKQIYQTTESHFMPPIDSAEASGEDADYEDGLDARAKPAQSKSTKNKSTPTTTPKVASSKAKVPRAANGNKTKKPVVVPVPNGPISPAASSTHSRKQSVVSIGHVAQAGEDDHPDLSTKPRCQRCRKSKKGCDRQRPCGRCRDAGLSADQCISEDEGNGRKGRYGRHMGVPLKKDEIALASQPALLPAAPIAANTMTTDKAKKRKR, translated from the exons atgaattcGTTATCCCCTATAAACACTTCAGGCGGCGGCATGTCCGCAGCGTCTTCAAATGGCGGTAGTGTCTCGCCCCGTCAGGCGCCCACCCCCAAGAACGTCGCATTTGAGCTGCTATTCCTTGAATCACCTCAATACCGTGCGCGCTTGCCTATGCGAGTGCAAATCTATCCTCATGATACCACGGACTCGATTGTCACAACCGTCAAGAACTTCTACGGCTTGTACTCGGGTCCGACCGGGTCAAAAGGCGTCAGCTTTGAGGACGAACTCGGCAATACCTTGATTGCGCGATATGAGAATTTCCGCAACAACATGATTGTTTATGTTCGAGTGATTGAGGAGGCGCCCATGACTGCCCTGGAATCACATCACTACCGCGGCCTTCACATGGGCGCCGATTCCTACTATGGGGGTGAAGGATATGCCCTCCCTCAGCGCTACGGCCCTGAGATGGCCCAGTCACCGCAAAGACGGAGTCCCTCGCCTTATGGGTcgcgaggacgaagaagtgACTCTACCAGCACCAAGGGCCACTCCCGGTACACCAAGAGCCGGGCTCATCAAAACCACGCCGATGCCTACGCTGACAGCATGAACGGCTACAGCAGCGGTGATGGCGGCGCCCCAAGCACTACGTCCGCCAGGACCAAGGAGCAGCTTGGAACAACCGACATTAGCGTTGAGAACATTGTCGAGGGCGGTCGACGAAAGAGGGCCAAGTTTGAGAGCTCT GAACTGCCATTATTCGCACCGCCTCAGATGCCTGCCGCTACTTCGAACCCATCCGTGTCGCCCGCCCGTCGAACCGATCATCACAGACATTCTATTTCTTATATACAAACTGGCCACAACCCATTTATAAACCCACGCCCGCTTCATTCTCCGCAAGGCTACGGCGGTGGGCATGGGCAGATGAGCATGTACTCTACCCCTGTTGCCAGTGACCGCCGTGGTCGGGCTAGCATCTCCTATGGTAGCCACGGCATGGCTCATGGCATGGGCATCCTTCCAACTCCCGACCCCACTGTCGGAAGTTGCATGtcagaagaagacaaggatGTCGCCATTCAGCTCATGCGACTCGGCGAGATGTCCAACATTTCTCACGGTCGGACATCCGCATCAACTTTGGACGATACATTTAGCGGTCGAGCCGATGCCACATCCTCCACTGGCGCCACTAGTGAAGGCGAAAGCGACAGCGATGTTGAGCTCCCGCTATCTCGCCGTCAAAAGTTGAACTTGAATGGCATGTCCAAGCAGATCTACCAGACCACCGAGTCGCACTTCATGCCGCCCATTGATAGTGCCGAAGCCAGCGGTGAAGACGCCGATTACGAAGATGGCCTAGACGCCCGGGCCAAACCGGCTCAGAGCAAGTCGACAAAGAACAAGTCGACTCCGACTACCACACCCAAGGTGGCCTCTTCAAAGGCCAAGGTACCCCGCgctgccaatggcaacaagaccaagaagcCGGTCGTTGTCCCTGTGCCCAATGGGCCAATCTCCCCGGCAGCTTCCAGCACTCATTCCAGGAAGCAGTCAGTGGTGTCTATTGGACATGTGGCTCAGGCTGGCGAGGACGATCATCCCGACCTCTCCACTAAGCCGCGCTGCCAGCGCTGCAGGAAAAGCAAGAAGGGCTGTGACCGCCAACGACCTTGTGGTCGCTGCCGCGACGCTGGTCTCTCAGCAGACCAATGCATCAGCGAAGATGAAGGCAACGGCCGAAAAGGCCGTTATGGCCGCCACATGGGAGTGCCACTAAAGAAGGACGAGATTGCTCTTGCATCCCAGCCCGCTCTTTTGCCCGCCGCCCCCATTGCTGCCAACACAATGACCACCGACAAGGCTAAGAAGCGCAAGCGGTAG
- a CDS encoding uncharacterized protein (EggNog:ENOG41) translates to MAACSGSAPIYVYPAILQTSRQIHWEATPFLYAENMFVAHPTLLASFPRLRTWYPPMREANALVPLIHRFHVQVPLDMELPYDRAAAAKSFTGVDELSIDLRQNAFLGVSCNNLTVFDAVRGVKKVYIGGSTTGFEDYIAWLKDAMTSPVGAEVAPFEAQTQSPWAYIWSKHSNLWSPSIALVGKQEA, encoded by the coding sequence ATGGCCGCCTGCAGCGGCTCCGCCCCCATCTACGTCTACCCAGCCATCCTCCAGACCAGCCGCCAAATCCACTGGGAGGCCACGCCCTTCCTCTACGCCGAAAACATGTTCGTCGCCCATCCAACGCTGCTGGCCTCGTTCCCGCGCCTGCGCACCTGGTACCCGCCCATGAGGGAGGCAAACGCCCTCGTGCCGCTCATCCACCGCTTCCACGTCCAGGTGCCGCTCGACATGGAGCTGCCTTACGAccgcgccgccgcggccaagTCCTTTACGGGCGTCGACGAGCTCTCCATCGATCTGCGGCAGAACGCGTTTCTGGGCGTCAGCTGCAACAACCTGACCGTATTTGATGCTGTCCGCGGCGTCAAGAAGGTCTACATTGGCGGAAGCACCACCGGCTTCGAGGACTACATTGCCTGGCTCAAGGACGCCATGACGAGTCCCGTTGGCGCAGAGGTTGCTCCCTTTGAGGCGCAGACACAGTCCCCGTGGGCGTATATCTGGAGCAAACACTCCAATCTGTGGAGTCCCTCAATAGCACTTGTTGGGAAACAAGAAGCATAG